The genomic DNA AGCACCTCCAGAGGATGTCTCACGCGCACCGAATCGAGGCGCGGCAAGCCTGCCTGTTCCAAGAACCGCTCGGTCTCCTGCGCTATCTGCGGATAGTGTGCCACCAGTTCCTGGCTCTTGCGCAGGGTGAGATAACAGGCATTGCATGGAGCCAGCAGGTCTCTGGAACCTGTCCGGCGTGCCAGAGCGAGGTTTCTCGCCGCCAGCAGAGTCGCGGAAGTTTCACTGACCGACATGTAAGTAGTGGCACCACAGCAGTTCCAGTCGGGCAGCTCCTGGATGGGCATCTCCAGCAGACAAAAGGTCGTCAGCAGGCTTTCCTCATAGGCGATACCCGTGCCCTTCAGCGAACAGCCGGGGTAATACAGGTACTTGGCGGAAGGTTCCATTTAGTCCACCTCCTTGGATGCGGCGGAGATGTACTGCAGTTCGTTCACCCGCTGGATCCGCTCCATGCGCAGGGATAGTCTGCCCGTACGCCACAGGTCCCATCCCGTGCGAGCCATGGTGAGCAGGACAAAGGGGTTCGAACGCAGCGCCATGCGAAACACCACCCAGAACTCCGAGTTTCGCCCACGCCGGCGTACCAGCTCGCAGAACTCCTGCGCCAGCACAGGGATGGGAAAACGCTTGGGGTAGAGATTGCTCTGGATGGCTTCGCGCTTCAGGCGGTACATGATGTCTGTTATCTTGATGTTCTGAGGACACTCCACACTGCAGGCATAGCAACTGGCACACAGCCAGATGGTCTTGGAGCGCAGTACGTCTTCACGGAAGCCCTCACGAACCATCGCTATGACCTGACGCGGCGTCAGGTCCATGTAGACAGACAGAGGGCAGGTGCCCGAGCAGGTTCCACACTGAATACACGACAACAAGCGCTCACAGTTGGGATGTTTCGTGAAATTGTGTGCCCACTCGAGGTCTGCCTCCCTCTGGTAGCGTATCTGCCGTTCCACGGGAATTGCCTCCTTCTATCCGGAATGTCAGGCATTTCGTACCCACAAACTACTGTAGTTTACTCTGTTTAATCTATCATGTATAGTATATCGGAATATTTTGTGGTTTCCAATTTGAAATGTCCTATTTTATTCCCAATTTGAAATGTCACATCGTCTTAATCCCCGGAAATACCT from Bacillota bacterium includes the following:
- a CDS encoding 4Fe-4S dicluster domain-containing protein, with product MERQIRYQREADLEWAHNFTKHPNCERLLSCIQCGTCSGTCPLSVYMDLTPRQVIAMVREGFREDVLRSKTIWLCASCYACSVECPQNIKITDIMYRLKREAIQSNLYPKRFPIPVLAQEFCELVRRRGRNSEFWVVFRMALRSNPFVLLTMARTGWDLWRTGRLSLRMERIQRVNELQYISAASKEVD